One Kitasatospora sp. NBC_01266 genomic window carries:
- a CDS encoding MarR family winged helix-turn-helix transcriptional regulator: MFADLVRYETRLYNVLGERLRAEHGLTAGQFEFLRIIGGRDDCRVNDLAHEVAITVGATSKAVDRLEAAGWVSRRPNPSNRRSSLLALTEAGAGLLGAATVTFEDGLRNWLADPLSARSLDQLASTVALLRRTVEDARVGMPTG; the protein is encoded by the coding sequence GTGTTCGCCGATCTTGTCCGGTACGAGACGAGGCTCTACAACGTCCTCGGTGAGCGGTTGCGAGCCGAACACGGTTTGACGGCAGGTCAGTTCGAGTTTCTGCGGATCATCGGCGGCCGCGACGACTGCCGGGTGAACGACCTCGCCCATGAGGTCGCGATCACCGTGGGCGCGACCAGCAAGGCGGTCGACCGACTCGAGGCGGCGGGCTGGGTGAGCCGTCGCCCGAATCCGAGCAACCGTCGCTCCTCGTTGCTCGCCCTGACGGAGGCCGGCGCGGGTCTGCTGGGCGCCGCGACCGTGACCTTCGAGGACGGGCTGCGCAACTGGCTCGCCGACCCGCTGAGCGCGCGGTCGCTCGACCAGTTGGCGTCCACGGTCGCCCTGCTACGACGGACTGTGGAGGATGCGCGCGTCGGCATGCCGACGGGCTGA
- a CDS encoding alpha/beta hydrolase fold domain-containing protein, producing the protein MSLDYRLAPEHPFPAAIEDAVAAYRDLLDQGVAAEQIVLAGESAGGSLAVLTLLAARDAGLPRPAGAVAFSPELDATRSGASMTTKHGRDPLFTRESLNA; encoded by the coding sequence GTGTCGCTCGACTACCGGCTCGCCCCGGAGCACCCGTTCCCGGCCGCGATCGAAGACGCCGTCGCCGCCTACCGCGACCTGCTCGACCAGGGCGTCGCGGCCGAACAGATCGTGCTGGCGGGCGAGTCGGCCGGTGGCAGCCTGGCCGTCCTGACCCTGCTCGCCGCGCGCGACGCCGGCCTGCCCCGGCCGGCCGGAGCGGTCGCGTTCTCACCGGAACTGGACGCGACCCGCAGCGGTGCGAGCATGACGACCAAGCACGGCAGAGACCCGCTCTTCACCCGCGAGTCGCTCAACGCCTGA
- a CDS encoding NUDIX hydrolase, with product MMTTLAMPPDEFAATLPKHVVSAAVLLADPDGRILLLHQAQPYPGHPAWWQLPGGLADTGECPNQTAARETREETGIQLPTALPLLAVDYRAPVDGWPSVIDFCFDGGTAEPGTGVVLSAEHDDYAWRPPEQWHPYLQPAQRPWFAALLRARAAGTALCLNDGRQGE from the coding sequence ATGATGACGACCCTGGCCATGCCGCCCGACGAGTTCGCCGCCACCCTGCCCAAGCACGTCGTGTCCGCCGCCGTCCTGCTCGCCGACCCGGATGGCCGGATCCTGCTGCTCCATCAGGCGCAGCCCTACCCGGGTCACCCCGCGTGGTGGCAGTTGCCCGGCGGCCTGGCGGACACCGGTGAGTGCCCGAATCAGACCGCCGCCCGCGAGACCCGGGAGGAGACCGGCATCCAGCTGCCCACCGCGCTGCCACTGCTCGCCGTCGACTACCGCGCTCCCGTGGACGGCTGGCCCTCCGTGATCGACTTCTGCTTCGACGGCGGCACGGCGGAGCCGGGCACCGGGGTGGTGCTCAGCGCCGAGCACGACGACTACGCCTGGCGCCCGCCCGAGCAGTGGCACCCGTACCTGCAACCCGCACAACGTCCGTGGTTCGCCGCGTTGCTGCGGGCCCGGGCGGCGGGGACGGCGCTCTGCCTCAACGACGGTCGCCAGGGCGAGTGA
- a CDS encoding MarR family winged helix-turn-helix transcriptional regulator: MPPADAAHPASPTSPTSPSNPDDLPALAGEIHAVLGQLFRRARAASAGSGLTASQRSAVARLRDGAATTADLARAEFVRPQSMRMTVAALEEQGYVRRTPHPTDGRQLLIELTDEGRAAMDSILRAKRDWLTTALGTELDADQRAALAEALPLLRIIATGEDS, from the coding sequence ATGCCGCCCGCCGACGCCGCACACCCCGCCAGCCCCACCAGCCCCACCAGCCCGAGCAACCCTGACGATCTGCCCGCGCTGGCCGGCGAGATCCACGCCGTCCTCGGGCAGCTGTTCCGCCGGGCCCGGGCCGCCTCGGCGGGCAGCGGGCTGACCGCCTCCCAGCGTTCGGCCGTCGCCCGGCTGCGTGACGGCGCGGCGACCACCGCCGATCTGGCGCGGGCGGAGTTCGTGCGGCCGCAGTCGATGCGGATGACCGTGGCGGCACTGGAGGAGCAGGGCTACGTCCGGCGCACCCCGCACCCCACCGACGGGCGCCAGCTGCTGATCGAGCTGACCGACGAGGGCCGGGCCGCGATGGACTCGATACTGCGCGCCAAGCGCGACTGGCTGACCACCGCCCTCGGCACCGAACTCGACGCGGACCAGCGCGCGGCCCTCGCCGAGGCACTGCCACTGCTGCGGATCATCGCGACCGGGGAAGACAGCTGA
- a CDS encoding isochorismatase family protein codes for MTATTLDRDTALILIDLQKGITAFAADFGIDQVLANAEQLIAAFRERGLPIVQVNVTGGAPGRTERAARGGELPADWAELVLPAEEDDITVTKQTWGAFHATDLDAELRRRGITQVVLGGVATSVGVESTARSAYEHGYNVTIATDAVTDLDPVSHEHSLNRIFPKLGETGSTAELIALLDQRG; via the coding sequence ATGACTGCCACCACCCTGGACCGCGACACCGCGCTGATCCTGATCGACCTGCAGAAGGGCATCACCGCCTTCGCTGCCGACTTCGGCATCGACCAGGTCCTCGCCAACGCCGAGCAGTTGATCGCGGCGTTCCGCGAGCGCGGCCTGCCGATCGTCCAGGTGAACGTCACCGGCGGCGCCCCCGGCCGCACCGAGCGGGCCGCCCGTGGCGGCGAACTGCCCGCCGACTGGGCCGAGTTGGTCCTGCCCGCCGAGGAGGACGACATCACGGTCACCAAGCAGACGTGGGGCGCCTTCCACGCCACCGACCTCGACGCCGAGCTGCGCCGTCGCGGCATCACCCAGGTCGTCCTCGGTGGGGTCGCCACCAGCGTGGGCGTCGAGTCCACCGCCCGCTCGGCGTACGAGCACGGCTACAACGTCACCATCGCCACCGACGCGGTGACCGACCTGGACCCGGTCTCGCACGAGCACAGCCTGAACCGCATCTTCCCGAAGCTCGGCGAGACGGGCAGCACCGCGGAGCTGATCGCGCTGCTGGACCAGCGGGGCTGA
- a CDS encoding aminoglycoside adenylyltransferase domain-containing protein, which translates to MSQHAALPPEVQRATSTFLAEIDRRAPGLVEGLYLIGSLGFGEFYADQSDIDFVAVLTTRPDATALAALVDAHGVVRGRYPRPYFDGFHVVRDDLARSPVHCPDVPCTLEWAFEEAGRVNLNPVAWHELARHAVTVRGPVLTEAEVWTDDAALRAFSHANLTAYWSRVAESLVSDPEQAATPEAAVWCVLGVSRLHHLLATGGLTSKSGAGRYALTAFEPRWHPIITEALRLREAADTPSGYAGAAERRGSDTTEFTVMAIEAGLALGGRSVTVSQ; encoded by the coding sequence ATGTCACAGCACGCGGCACTGCCGCCGGAAGTCCAGCGCGCCACCTCGACCTTCCTGGCCGAGATCGACCGGCGGGCGCCCGGCCTGGTCGAGGGGCTCTATCTGATCGGCTCGCTGGGTTTCGGTGAGTTCTACGCCGACCAGAGCGATATCGACTTCGTCGCGGTGCTCACCACGCGCCCCGACGCGACCGCGCTCGCGGCACTGGTCGATGCCCACGGGGTCGTGCGGGGACGGTATCCGCGCCCGTACTTCGACGGATTCCACGTGGTCCGCGACGACTTGGCGCGGTCGCCCGTACACTGCCCGGACGTGCCGTGCACGCTGGAGTGGGCCTTCGAGGAGGCCGGCCGGGTCAACCTGAACCCGGTCGCCTGGCACGAACTCGCCCGCCACGCGGTGACGGTGCGCGGTCCGGTGCTGACCGAGGCCGAGGTCTGGACGGATGACGCCGCGCTGCGCGCCTTCAGCCACGCCAACTTGACCGCCTACTGGTCCCGCGTCGCCGAGTCGCTGGTGAGCGATCCGGAGCAGGCAGCCACTCCCGAGGCCGCGGTGTGGTGCGTGCTGGGCGTCAGCCGCCTGCACCACCTGCTCGCCACCGGCGGCCTCACCTCGAAGAGCGGCGCCGGGCGCTACGCGCTGACCGCCTTCGAGCCGCGCTGGCACCCGATCATCACCGAGGCTCTGCGGCTCCGCGAGGCGGCGGACACGCCGTCCGGGTACGCCGGCGCGGCGGAACGGCGGGGGAGCGACACGACCGAGTTCACCGTGATGGCGATCGAGGCGGGACTGGCGCTCGGCGGACGATCGGTGACGGTCAGTCAGTGA
- a CDS encoding multicopper oxidase domain-containing protein has protein sequence MYVNKLPWIGHGSRLAPLLTVDQTIHWADPLHRMESFKPIPAVAHLHGGEVPSGDDGGPNAWFTADGRRGPGYSTHGPTAANEAVYRYPNAQQSCTLWFHDHALGVTRLNVYAGLAAFYLVRDRYDTGLPDNPLGLPADPYEIELAIQDRRFDTNGQLLFPDGSNPDYDTFVGPPPNPKAHPYWIPAYLGDVMVVNGRSWPVLKVEPRRYRFRFLNGCNNRYLSMSLTDAPNADQGNAPSAVAFWQIGTEGGLLDTPAELNTPGRPEAPRLMLSPAERADVIIDFAGLEGSSLILTNTAVRSFPSGHAPDPSLDGQIMRIDVSLPLCGRDTTYDPASCAPLRGGAGRPAPLVRLADPRTGHVAPGVPVHVRRQLMINEQDSVGCYKPPPPAEPGTILALVNNSMWTGLRAGTDTPIDGSRPDRYRQGLWLTERPRVGATEIWEMLDIAGFAHPMHIHLVQFQVLNRQDVDIASYTAAWAAEFPGGTFDGQNCDGTLGKVNYPPGTVIPGYGPPRDYLTPSGRRHRRQPRDRPPPDGTGHPAEPERGGLEGHRQHPARTGHSSDRPLGTHGAARGHRQAGREPLPVRPDRGTGLRLALPHHRPRGQRDDAPVRADALNRRGGGPATVRRLSHNLPPERGGRCASWGLSSHPRRARLACHGLTRPAARGRAHSALSHRPSTAQYEGDPPPCSCPPRGGTPNRRPGETRADPTGVRRQTLGWSTCHSTRHCRRKSSAPPRPSWPRSTGGRPAWSRGSI, from the coding sequence GTGTACGTCAACAAGCTGCCCTGGATCGGCCATGGATCCCGCCTGGCACCGCTGCTGACGGTCGACCAGACCATTCACTGGGCCGACCCGCTGCACCGGATGGAGTCCTTCAAGCCGATCCCTGCCGTCGCGCACCTCCACGGTGGCGAGGTGCCCTCCGGGGACGACGGCGGGCCGAACGCGTGGTTCACCGCGGACGGTCGGCGCGGCCCCGGATACTCCACTCACGGCCCGACCGCGGCGAACGAGGCCGTCTACCGGTACCCGAACGCCCAGCAGTCGTGCACGCTGTGGTTCCACGACCACGCTCTCGGCGTCACCAGGCTCAACGTGTACGCCGGGCTCGCCGCCTTCTACCTCGTCCGCGACCGGTACGACACCGGTCTGCCGGACAATCCGCTCGGGCTCCCTGCGGACCCGTACGAGATCGAACTCGCCATCCAGGACCGGCGGTTCGACACCAACGGGCAACTGCTCTTCCCCGACGGCTCGAACCCGGACTACGACACCTTCGTCGGCCCGCCGCCCAACCCGAAGGCGCACCCGTACTGGATCCCCGCGTACCTCGGTGACGTGATGGTGGTCAACGGCCGCAGCTGGCCGGTACTCAAGGTCGAACCACGCCGCTACCGCTTCCGCTTCCTCAACGGATGCAACAACCGCTACCTGTCGATGAGCCTGACCGACGCACCGAACGCGGACCAGGGCAACGCACCGTCGGCGGTCGCGTTCTGGCAGATCGGCACCGAGGGCGGGCTGCTCGACACCCCCGCCGAGCTCAACACGCCCGGCAGGCCCGAGGCTCCCCGGCTCATGCTCTCGCCGGCAGAACGCGCCGACGTGATCATCGACTTCGCCGGTCTCGAAGGCTCCTCGCTGATCCTGACCAACACCGCGGTCCGCTCCTTTCCCAGCGGCCACGCACCGGATCCGTCACTGGACGGCCAGATCATGAGGATCGACGTCAGCCTCCCGCTCTGCGGCCGGGACACCACCTACGACCCGGCCTCGTGTGCGCCGCTGCGCGGCGGGGCCGGGCGGCCCGCGCCGCTCGTCCGCCTGGCAGATCCCCGCACCGGCCACGTCGCCCCGGGCGTGCCGGTGCACGTCAGACGCCAACTGATGATCAACGAGCAGGACAGCGTCGGCTGTTACAAGCCGCCGCCGCCCGCCGAGCCGGGAACGATCCTCGCGCTGGTCAACAACAGCATGTGGACCGGGCTCCGCGCCGGAACCGACACCCCGATCGACGGCTCCCGGCCCGACCGCTACCGCCAGGGCCTCTGGCTGACCGAACGGCCGCGCGTCGGGGCCACCGAGATCTGGGAGATGCTCGACATCGCCGGGTTCGCGCATCCCATGCACATCCACCTGGTCCAGTTCCAGGTCCTCAACCGGCAGGACGTCGACATCGCGTCCTACACGGCCGCCTGGGCGGCCGAGTTCCCGGGCGGCACGTTCGACGGTCAGAACTGCGACGGCACCCTGGGCAAGGTCAACTACCCGCCGGGGACAGTCATCCCCGGCTACGGGCCGCCCCGCGACTACCTGACCCCGAGCGGACGGCGCCATCGGCGGCAACCCCGCGATCGGCCCCCACCTGACGGGACCGGTCATCCCGCCGAACCCGAACGAGGCGGGCTGGAAGGACACCGTCAACATCCTGCCCGGACAGGTCACTCGAGTGATCGCCCGCTGGGCACCCACGGCGCTGCGCGTGGGCACCGTCAAGCCGGGCGAGAACCGCTTCCCGTTCGACCCGACCGAGGGACCGGGCTACGTCTGGCACTGCCACATCATCGACCACGAGGACAACGAGATGATGCGCCCGTACGCGCCGACGCACTGAACCGGAGAGGCGGCGGACCGGCCACGGTCCGCCGCCTCAGTCACAACCTCCCGCCGGAACGGGGCGGCCGCTGCGCTTCCTGGGGCCTGTCGTCACACCCCCGCCGGGCCCGGCTTGCCTGCCACGGCCTCACCCGGCCTGCGGCCAGGGGGCGCGCCCACAGCGCGTTGTCGCATCGCCCAAGTACGGCCCAGTACGAGGGCGATCCTCCGCCTTGCAGCTGTCCGCCCCGTGGGGGTACCCCCAACCGAAGGCCGGGGGAAACCCGGGCTGATCCGACGGGGGTTCGACGACAGACCCTAGGGTGGTCGACATGTCACAGCACGCGGCACTGCCGCCGGAAGTCCAGCGCGCCACCTCGACCTTCCTGGCCGAGATCGACCGGCGGGCGCCCGGCCTGGTCGAGGGGCTCTATCTGA
- a CDS encoding IS5 family transposase — MKRKPWEIEDGLWERIEPLLPVVGRRYRYPGRKRLEQRKVMCGILFVLYTGIRWEFLPQELGFGSGMTCWRRLRDWNGAGVWQQLHELLLAELRAGDVLDLSRASVDGSHLRALKDGDATGPSPVDRETGSKHHVIVDAHGIPLAATVTGGNRNDVTQLLPLIHAVPPIRGKRGRPRQRPGVLYADRGYDHDIYRRQVRKLGIRPPIARRGTGHGSGLGKNRWVVEAAFALPHWFRRLRIRWEIRADIHQAFLTLGCAIICWRRLKPSITH; from the coding sequence GTGAAGCGCAAGCCGTGGGAGATCGAGGACGGGCTGTGGGAGCGGATCGAACCGCTGCTCCCGGTGGTGGGGCGGCGCTACCGCTATCCCGGACGCAAGCGGCTTGAGCAGCGCAAAGTCATGTGCGGGATCCTGTTCGTGCTGTACACCGGGATCCGGTGGGAGTTCCTTCCGCAGGAACTGGGCTTCGGCTCCGGGATGACCTGCTGGCGGCGGCTGCGGGACTGGAACGGGGCAGGCGTGTGGCAGCAGCTCCACGAACTCCTGCTCGCCGAACTTCGCGCCGGCGACGTCCTGGACCTGTCCCGCGCCTCCGTCGACGGCTCCCACCTACGAGCCCTGAAAGACGGAGACGCCACCGGACCCTCGCCGGTGGACCGTGAGACGGGCAGCAAGCACCACGTGATCGTCGACGCCCACGGCATCCCCCTCGCCGCCACCGTGACCGGCGGCAACCGCAACGACGTCACCCAGCTCCTGCCCCTGATACACGCCGTGCCGCCGATCCGGGGCAAGCGCGGACGACCCCGCCAGCGTCCCGGCGTGCTCTACGCCGACCGCGGCTACGACCACGACATCTACCGCCGCCAGGTCCGTAAGCTGGGCATCCGTCCGCCCATCGCCCGCCGCGGCACCGGACACGGCAGCGGCCTGGGCAAGAACCGCTGGGTCGTCGAAGCGGCCTTCGCGCTCCCGCACTGGTTCCGTCGACTGCGCATCCGCTGGGAGATCCGCGCCGACATCCACCAGGCCTTCCTCACCCTCGGCTGCGCCATCATCTGCTGGCGACGACTGAAACCATCAATCACGCACTGA
- a CDS encoding HAD family hydrolase, with protein sequence MIELVIFDCDGVLIDSERLAVKVDAVVLAALGWPLSEEEIVERFVGRSHAAMTAAIEDHLGHRLPPDWDAEFTPLYDEVFERELTPVTGIIGALEAIDLPTCVASSSSHARLRRTLGLVGLYERFAGRIFSAEDVAHGKPAPDLFLHAAARSGVEPSACVVVEDSHFGLSAARTAGMRSFGYCGGLSRAERLAGPGTVVFDDMRELPELLAGAAVGR encoded by the coding sequence ATGATCGAACTGGTGATCTTCGACTGCGACGGCGTCCTCATCGACAGCGAACGCCTCGCGGTGAAGGTGGACGCGGTGGTGCTCGCGGCCCTGGGCTGGCCGCTGAGCGAGGAGGAGATCGTCGAACGGTTCGTCGGCCGCTCCCACGCCGCGATGACCGCGGCGATCGAGGACCACCTGGGCCACCGCCTGCCCCCTGACTGGGACGCGGAGTTCACCCCGCTCTACGACGAGGTCTTCGAGCGCGAGCTGACACCGGTCACCGGGATCATCGGGGCGCTGGAGGCGATCGACCTGCCCACCTGCGTGGCCTCCAGCAGCAGCCACGCCCGGCTGCGCCGCACCCTCGGGCTGGTCGGCCTCTACGAGCGGTTCGCGGGCCGGATCTTCAGCGCCGAGGACGTGGCGCACGGCAAGCCCGCCCCGGACCTCTTCCTGCACGCCGCAGCCCGCTCGGGCGTCGAGCCGAGCGCCTGCGTGGTCGTCGAGGACAGCCACTTCGGCCTCAGCGCGGCCCGGACCGCCGGCATGCGGTCCTTCGGCTACTGCGGCGGGCTGAGCCGCGCGGAGCGGCTGGCGGGGCCGGGCACGGTGGTCTTCGATGACATGCGGGAGCTGCCCGAACTGCTGGCCGGAGCCGCGGTCGGGCGCTGA
- a CDS encoding NUDIX hydrolase, with amino-acid sequence MELAEGLTANVIDSGVRHWQAGVVRIPRQAARVAVLDPAGAVFLLRYDNEEVGVHWAMPGGGMDPGETPLQAAERELREETGWTDIQLDGTLLCLWEHDFTRAGVPVRQHEHIFLARGPHRDPVGDLAASHAADGILQWRWWSPEDLSGDIEPLWPPQLPELLAEVRKSGAPVTPIDLGFVR; translated from the coding sequence TTGGAACTGGCCGAAGGCCTGACCGCCAACGTGATCGACAGCGGCGTTCGGCACTGGCAGGCTGGCGTGGTGCGGATACCCAGACAAGCAGCCAGAGTCGCGGTCCTGGACCCGGCGGGGGCGGTCTTCCTGCTCCGGTACGACAATGAGGAAGTTGGTGTCCACTGGGCGATGCCCGGCGGCGGGATGGATCCGGGTGAGACACCGCTGCAAGCCGCCGAGCGCGAGTTGCGCGAGGAAACCGGGTGGACCGACATCCAGTTGGACGGCACTCTGCTGTGCCTCTGGGAACACGACTTCACCAGGGCCGGTGTGCCTGTTCGCCAGCACGAGCACATCTTCCTCGCGCGCGGCCCCCACCGGGACCCGGTTGGTGATCTCGCCGCCTCACATGCCGCGGACGGGATCCTTCAATGGCGGTGGTGGTCGCCGGAAGATCTGTCCGGTGACATCGAGCCGCTGTGGCCGCCGCAACTGCCCGAACTGCTCGCCGAAGTGCGGAAGAGCGGTGCACCGGTGACACCGATCGACCTCGGCTTTGTCCGATAG
- a CDS encoding YciI family protein, with protein sequence MAKYMLIMRGTDESVAKMMETPFEDMLETVGRFNEELIRAGVLVAAEGLDDPSQGVVVDFSGQAPVVTDGPYGETKELFGGFYVIDVASKEEAVEWAKRLPAFPGSKCEVRRVPGIEEFPQDNEWIVKERAWRERTGQL encoded by the coding sequence ATGGCGAAGTACATGCTGATCATGCGGGGCACGGACGAGTCCGTCGCGAAGATGATGGAGACGCCTTTCGAGGACATGCTCGAGACGGTGGGCCGCTTCAACGAGGAGCTGATCCGGGCGGGCGTGCTCGTCGCCGCCGAGGGCCTGGACGACCCGTCGCAGGGCGTGGTGGTGGACTTCAGTGGGCAGGCCCCGGTGGTCACCGACGGGCCGTACGGCGAGACGAAGGAGTTGTTCGGCGGCTTCTACGTGATCGACGTCGCCTCGAAGGAGGAGGCGGTCGAGTGGGCCAAGCGCCTCCCGGCGTTCCCCGGCTCGAAGTGCGAGGTCCGCCGGGTGCCGGGCATCGAGGAGTTCCCGCAGGACAACGAGTGGATCGTCAAGGAGCGGGCGTGGCGCGAGCGGACCGGCCAGCTCTGA
- a CDS encoding RNA polymerase sigma factor: MARADRPALMPEATDGPPIAESARRAVEAVWRIESARIVGALARYTGDFALAEDVAQEALAEALVTWSRDGAPASPVGWLLATGRRRAIDAFRRASALDERYAALAGRLAEGEFSTGAAGAPQRPDDLPWDPDRVNDDVLALMFTACHPVLSPEAQVALTLRVVGGLSSEEIARAFLVPVPTVQARITRAKKTIAAAHVPFELPPSEERPARLGGVLSVLYVIYTEGSTATSGDRLLRPDLAYEAVRLARMLVALLPGESEVYGLLALFELTAARFPARTGPDGEAVLLEDQDRRLWDRSAIRRGLAALGRAAAAGRGLGPYGLQAAIAACHATAPSVPDTDWERIVLLYEALGRVAPSPVVELNRAVAVAMASGPQQALFIVDDLVASDRLSGSHLLPSVRGELLVRLGRTTEARAELELAARLCRNARERAVLLRKAAALE; the protein is encoded by the coding sequence GTGGCGCGAGCGGACCGGCCAGCTCTGATGCCCGAAGCCACCGACGGCCCGCCGATCGCCGAGTCGGCGCGGCGGGCCGTCGAGGCCGTCTGGCGGATCGAGTCCGCACGGATCGTCGGCGCGCTGGCGCGCTACACCGGGGACTTCGCGCTCGCTGAGGACGTCGCGCAGGAGGCGCTGGCGGAGGCACTGGTCACCTGGTCACGCGACGGCGCGCCGGCCAGCCCGGTGGGCTGGCTGCTGGCGACCGGGCGGCGCCGGGCCATCGACGCCTTCCGCCGCGCCTCGGCGCTCGACGAGCGGTACGCCGCACTCGCGGGCCGGCTGGCCGAAGGCGAGTTCAGCACAGGCGCGGCGGGCGCGCCGCAGCGGCCGGACGACCTGCCGTGGGACCCCGACCGGGTCAACGACGACGTCCTGGCCCTGATGTTCACCGCCTGCCACCCGGTGCTCTCGCCGGAGGCCCAAGTGGCGCTCACGCTGCGCGTGGTGGGCGGCCTGTCCAGCGAGGAGATCGCCCGGGCGTTCCTCGTGCCCGTGCCGACCGTCCAGGCCCGGATCACCCGGGCGAAGAAGACGATCGCCGCAGCGCACGTGCCGTTCGAGCTGCCGCCGTCCGAGGAGCGACCAGCACGGCTCGGCGGGGTCCTGAGCGTCCTGTATGTGATCTACACGGAGGGCTCGACGGCGACAAGCGGCGACCGCCTGCTGCGCCCCGATCTCGCCTACGAGGCTGTCCGGCTGGCCCGGATGCTGGTGGCCCTGCTGCCTGGTGAGTCGGAGGTGTACGGGCTGCTCGCGCTGTTCGAGCTCACCGCCGCGCGCTTTCCGGCACGAACCGGGCCCGATGGGGAGGCGGTGCTTCTGGAGGACCAGGACCGGCGCCTGTGGGACCGGTCGGCAATTCGTCGCGGCCTGGCCGCGCTCGGCCGGGCCGCGGCCGCCGGACGGGGCCTTGGACCGTACGGGCTGCAGGCGGCGATCGCCGCCTGCCACGCGACGGCGCCCTCGGTGCCAGACACCGACTGGGAGCGCATCGTGCTCCTGTACGAGGCGCTCGGCCGGGTGGCTCCGTCACCCGTCGTCGAGCTCAACCGGGCCGTGGCCGTCGCGATGGCGAGCGGACCGCAGCAGGCGCTGTTCATCGTCGACGACCTGGTCGCCTCCGACCGCCTGTCGGGATCGCACCTGCTCCCGAGCGTGCGCGGCGAACTGCTGGTCCGCCTCGGCCGCACCACCGAGGCCCGCGCCGAGCTGGAGCTCGCCGCCCGGCTGTGCCGCAACGCCCGCGAGCGGGCGGTACTGCTGCGCAAGGCGGCTGCGTTGGAGTGA
- a CDS encoding nucleotidyltransferase domain-containing protein, whose translation MHRDDQSANRPTGLSPTRSAEITRVIDRVTRWATEREDVVGLLLVGSCARNAARPDSDIDFVLLTTDQARYCDDSLVKELGPGELIRIRSWGPITERRYSTASGLEVEIGIGSPTWAETDPVDPGTHRVVTDGARVLHDPVGILTGLLAACRPTWH comes from the coding sequence ATGCATCGTGACGATCAGTCAGCGAACAGGCCGACCGGGCTCTCGCCGACACGGAGTGCCGAGATCACCCGGGTCATCGACCGCGTCACACGGTGGGCCACGGAGCGCGAAGACGTCGTCGGTCTGCTCCTGGTCGGATCATGCGCCCGCAACGCCGCGCGCCCCGACTCCGACATCGACTTCGTCCTGCTCACCACGGATCAGGCCCGGTACTGCGACGACTCGTTGGTCAAGGAGCTCGGTCCGGGGGAACTGATCCGCATCCGGTCGTGGGGGCCGATCACCGAACGACGCTACTCCACGGCCTCGGGCCTGGAAGTCGAGATCGGTATCGGCTCTCCCACCTGGGCGGAGACAGACCCCGTCGATCCTGGGACACACCGTGTCGTCACCGACGGCGCCCGCGTGCTGCACGACCCGGTGGGCATCCTGACCGGCCTCCTCGCCGCGTGCCGTCCCACTTGGCACTGA
- a CDS encoding deoxyxylulose-5-phosphate synthase, producing MAHAKTSYVCLPCRASYKQPYDRDRQRICPRCSGKLTHVGSAFAAPRRRDTAGWRTLSVLVNAGVGFHKTCCDGGPGYRPRTLHEVRERMTYARRTGEPFAKALVRPVL from the coding sequence ATGGCCCATGCGAAGACCTCGTACGTCTGCCTGCCCTGTCGGGCCTCGTACAAGCAGCCCTACGACAGGGATCGGCAGCGGATCTGCCCGCGCTGCTCGGGGAAGTTGACCCACGTGGGGTCGGCGTTCGCCGCGCCCCGGCGACGGGACACCGCAGGCTGGCGGACTCTCTCCGTCCTCGTGAACGCGGGCGTGGGTTTCCACAAGACCTGCTGCGACGGCGGCCCCGGATACCGCCCCCGCACACTGCACGAGGTGCGCGAGCGGATGACCTACGCACGGCGTACCGGCGAGCCCTTCGCCAAGGCCCTGGTCCGACCGGTGCTCTGA
- a CDS encoding winged helix-turn-helix transcriptional regulator gives MAGSAQHTRAEAETRYDVFHTDCPARDVVDHVTSRWGIWVLISLRSNDLRFYELRESIQGISEKMLAQTLRALVQDSLVWREVEPTTPPQVTYGLTEFGRDVGEPLAELFDRITRRLPPRNAG, from the coding sequence ATGGCGGGAAGCGCGCAGCACACACGGGCCGAGGCCGAGACGCGGTATGACGTGTTTCACACCGACTGCCCCGCGCGCGATGTGGTCGACCACGTGACCAGCAGGTGGGGCATCTGGGTGTTGATCTCCTTGCGGAGCAACGACCTCCGGTTCTACGAGCTGCGCGAGAGCATCCAGGGCATCAGCGAGAAGATGCTCGCCCAGACCCTGCGCGCGCTGGTCCAGGACAGCCTGGTCTGGCGGGAGGTCGAGCCGACGACCCCGCCCCAGGTCACCTACGGGCTGACCGAGTTCGGCCGGGACGTCGGCGAGCCACTGGCGGAGCTGTTCGACCGGATCACCCGGCGGCTGCCGCCGCGCAACGCGGGATAG